One genomic region from uncultured Cohaesibacter sp. encodes:
- a CDS encoding short-chain fatty acyl-CoA regulator family protein has protein sequence MAEKLFVGPKVRTLRESHGLTQATFAERIGISTSYLNQIENNQRPLTAPVLLSLSHNFNLSLNDFASADTNRVLADLKEALAEPLFRDTNPGLQELKMATSNAPWLTQAFLTLHQAHRRANERLMVMDDALNAQSYEGADRAILPYEEVRDYFHYHDNYIDELDLAAEDLARRHGMSEGNRLSQFQAYLEERHAVRVRLTENPANDQTLRRFDEDNRILNLNGSLDSASLSFLLAHQIAIMEYKDLIDARVSKANLRSDAAEAIARLGLANYFAGALCLPYQRFLEAARETRHDIDRMRHHFGASQEQICHRLSSMQRPGARGVPFYFLRVDRAGNVTKRHSATRFQFARFGGACPLWNVHEAFEAPGRILVQVAEMPDGIRYLCVATSITKLGSGYHAPVRRYAIGLGCELSYADEVIYSDGLNLKSDAGITEIGVSCRICERQKCHQRAAPPVDRRLIVNPHFRQFVPFELANSQRDE, from the coding sequence ATGGCTGAAAAACTATTCGTTGGCCCGAAAGTGAGAACCCTACGCGAAAGCCATGGTCTGACGCAGGCGACTTTTGCCGAACGCATCGGCATTTCAACCTCTTATCTGAACCAGATTGAAAATAACCAAAGGCCTCTCACGGCGCCTGTCCTGCTCTCACTCAGCCATAATTTCAATCTTTCCCTCAATGACTTCGCCTCTGCAGACACCAATCGTGTACTCGCCGACCTCAAGGAGGCCTTGGCTGAACCCCTGTTCCGAGACACGAACCCCGGCCTGCAAGAATTAAAGATGGCGACATCGAACGCACCCTGGCTCACACAGGCTTTTTTAACACTGCATCAGGCCCACAGGCGCGCGAATGAACGCCTCATGGTAATGGATGATGCCCTGAATGCACAGTCATACGAAGGGGCTGATCGAGCGATTTTGCCCTATGAAGAAGTAAGGGACTATTTCCACTATCACGACAACTATATTGATGAACTGGATCTGGCCGCAGAAGACCTTGCACGCCGGCACGGCATGTCGGAAGGCAACCGGTTAAGTCAATTTCAGGCCTATCTGGAAGAGCGCCATGCTGTGCGGGTGCGCTTGACTGAAAACCCCGCAAATGACCAGACTTTGCGCCGTTTTGACGAAGACAATCGCATTCTAAATCTCAATGGCTCGCTGGATTCCGCGTCTCTTTCCTTCTTGCTGGCGCACCAAATTGCGATTATGGAATATAAGGATCTAATCGACGCGCGCGTCAGCAAGGCCAACCTGCGCAGCGATGCAGCAGAGGCGATTGCTCGCCTAGGGCTGGCGAACTATTTTGCGGGGGCCCTCTGCCTACCCTATCAGAGATTTCTTGAGGCAGCGCGAGAAACACGACATGATATAGACCGAATGCGCCACCATTTCGGCGCATCGCAAGAGCAGATATGCCATCGACTTTCCTCCATGCAGCGGCCCGGAGCACGCGGGGTTCCCTTCTATTTTCTGCGCGTGGACAGGGCCGGAAATGTCACCAAGCGCCACTCGGCAACGCGTTTCCAGTTTGCCCGTTTTGGTGGCGCCTGTCCGCTTTGGAATGTGCATGAAGCGTTTGAGGCTCCGGGACGTATTCTGGTGCAAGTGGCCGAAATGCCTGATGGAATCCGCTATCTGTGTGTCGCTACCAGCATCACAAAGCTTGGCTCTGGTTATCATGCCCCCGTGCGTCGTTATGCGATCGGCCTTGGCTGCGAGCTGTCCTATGCGGATGAAGTGATCTATTCCGATGGTCTCAATCTTAAGAGCGATGCTGGAATTACCGAAATCGGGGTTTCCTGCCGGATTTGTGAACGCCAAAAGTGCCATCAACGTGCTGCTCCACCCGTTGATCGTCGGCTGATCGTCAACCCGCATTTCCGCCAATTTGTTCCGTTTGAATTGGCCAACAGCCAACGCGATGAATGA
- a CDS encoding response regulator transcription factor — translation MLLLDDIGGEVRRGLGHSAEQGSVTYRTVVLAEPHPIFTECLLNMLGIKREYTPVLDCAGLEQLLSAAPDREDTLLVLNLDATSSRGSAALNDVRKAYKHARLVLICDHTDDGLAHYALGNGADWVIYKTASVSELRSISKRIKSGISDEYIVAESEEVLERSGLYSKLANLTPKQMTILRYLRDGLLNKQIAYELGLTEATVKHHISLILKKLNCYRRTQAVAIANRMM, via the coding sequence ATGCTGCTGCTCGACGATATTGGAGGCGAGGTACGTCGCGGATTGGGACATTCAGCCGAACAGGGCTCTGTCACATACCGCACCGTCGTCTTAGCCGAACCGCATCCTATCTTTACAGAATGCCTACTGAATATGCTGGGCATCAAACGTGAATATACTCCAGTGCTGGATTGTGCGGGGCTTGAACAGCTTCTCAGTGCAGCACCGGATAGAGAAGACACACTGCTGGTGCTCAATCTTGATGCCACAAGCAGTCGCGGGTCCGCCGCTTTGAATGATGTCCGCAAAGCTTACAAGCATGCGCGCCTCGTTCTGATTTGCGATCATACAGACGATGGTCTGGCCCATTATGCCCTCGGCAATGGCGCGGACTGGGTGATCTACAAGACCGCTTCCGTTTCGGAGCTCCGTTCCATTTCCAAGCGTATCAAGTCCGGCATTTCGGATGAATATATCGTTGCAGAAAGTGAAGAAGTGCTTGAGCGCTCCGGTCTTTATTCCAAACTTGCCAATCTCACACCCAAACAGATGACAATTCTGCGCTATCTGCGTGATGGCTTGCTGAACAAGCAGATTGCCTATGAATTGGGGCTGACAGAAGCAACCGTCAAGCATCATATTTCCTTGATCCTCAAAAAGCTCAACTGTTATCGTCGGACGCAAGCCGTCGCGATTGCTAACCGCATGATGTAA
- a CDS encoding methyl-accepting chemotaxis protein — MFSSITVTVAVLVMLAMWKGESTSVSLTETALMNAAKGRASTVTVYMSQLENKLKDMASHTTTADAATELNGGWGVLKENASKTLRQIYIDNNPNSADERYKLAAGEDGSIYYNKIHGKHQERVSALLAGDLFRDMILVNKEGNVYYSYRKGKEFGRNVSEAGVMPAILEKQIAPIIKLANDDPKATYGGDSFTGFIESDGRVTAYMVAPVLKWGKILGAVAFEVNTSTLASIMSDPSGLGRTGSIALVSSNLQAISLSQNTVSDLPASLSAIASKALDGSVSSGDVVLDGEEDRAIAVPMTVLGTKWVVIAKQNYQELLAPSRDQANTMLLAGLVLLLLMGGAGMLFVRSSMAPLQKLNGSVMEIAKGNYDVDLPNANHGDEISELTHSVEILRDSALERRQLQQQSEKEQGARTKRQRAIEDLIDAFRASSSQMLNEVSANMDSMHQTAEVLAEIADQTAVKANSSASASEVASGNVQTVASAAEELSASIEEIKRQVTETSSVVNKATDATRHTTETVSGLSHAAQKIGDVVSLIQAIAEQTNLLALNATIEAARAGEHGRGFAVVAAEVKELANQTSKATEDIGSQIQGIQASTQEAVQAIQSIAETMEQVNQYTASISQAVEEQGSATYEISENVAQAASGTQQVAGNMSDLSLSISETTQSVGQVEVSAQSVADQTDQLRDEVDRFLKSVAEA; from the coding sequence TTGTTTTCTTCAATAACAGTCACTGTTGCTGTTCTGGTTATGCTTGCGATGTGGAAGGGGGAATCCACTTCTGTTAGCCTAACCGAAACGGCACTCATGAATGCGGCCAAGGGCCGCGCGAGCACTGTTACTGTCTATATGTCGCAGCTGGAAAACAAGCTCAAGGACATGGCGTCGCACACGACGACGGCCGATGCCGCAACGGAATTGAATGGCGGCTGGGGTGTTCTAAAAGAAAACGCCTCTAAGACTTTGCGACAGATCTATATCGACAACAACCCCAACAGCGCTGATGAGCGCTACAAGCTCGCCGCAGGGGAAGATGGGTCGATCTATTATAACAAAATCCATGGCAAACATCAGGAGCGAGTTAGTGCGCTTCTTGCTGGAGATCTGTTTCGTGACATGATCCTCGTGAATAAGGAGGGGAATGTCTATTACAGTTACCGTAAGGGCAAAGAGTTCGGGCGCAATGTGAGCGAGGCCGGTGTCATGCCTGCTATTTTGGAAAAGCAGATTGCTCCGATCATCAAACTTGCCAATGACGATCCGAAAGCCACCTATGGCGGTGATAGCTTCACAGGCTTTATTGAATCTGACGGACGTGTCACGGCCTATATGGTTGCCCCAGTTCTCAAATGGGGCAAAATCCTGGGCGCCGTCGCCTTCGAAGTGAATACGAGTACGCTGGCCAGTATAATGTCCGATCCGTCGGGACTGGGACGTACCGGGTCGATCGCCCTCGTTTCTTCCAACCTGCAGGCTATCAGTCTTAGCCAAAATACAGTTTCAGATCTGCCCGCATCGCTTTCCGCGATCGCTTCAAAGGCACTTGATGGCTCGGTTTCGTCCGGAGATGTGGTGTTGGATGGTGAGGAAGATCGCGCGATTGCCGTACCGATGACCGTTCTTGGCACCAAGTGGGTCGTGATTGCCAAACAGAACTATCAAGAGCTGTTGGCTCCATCGCGTGATCAAGCCAATACGATGCTTCTGGCAGGTCTTGTGCTGCTGCTGCTCATGGGCGGCGCAGGGATGCTCTTTGTCCGCTCTTCCATGGCTCCGCTTCAGAAACTGAATGGGAGTGTTATGGAAATTGCCAAAGGCAATTATGATGTGGATCTGCCCAACGCCAACCATGGCGATGAGATTAGCGAGCTTACTCATTCTGTTGAGATCTTGCGTGATAGCGCGCTTGAGCGGCGCCAATTACAGCAGCAGAGCGAGAAGGAACAAGGGGCACGTACCAAGCGTCAACGGGCTATTGAAGACCTGATCGATGCCTTCAGGGCATCCTCTTCTCAAATGCTGAATGAAGTGTCCGCCAATATGGACAGTATGCACCAAACGGCAGAAGTTCTGGCGGAAATCGCAGACCAGACGGCGGTTAAGGCAAACAGCTCTGCGTCGGCTTCCGAAGTGGCGTCAGGCAATGTGCAGACGGTCGCGTCTGCCGCCGAAGAGCTTTCGGCTTCCATTGAAGAGATCAAGCGACAAGTGACAGAGACCTCAAGTGTGGTCAATAAGGCAACAGATGCCACCCGCCACACGACCGAAACAGTCTCTGGACTGTCTCATGCGGCTCAGAAGATTGGCGACGTGGTTTCTCTCATTCAGGCAATTGCTGAACAGACGAATCTCCTGGCCCTCAATGCAACCATTGAGGCGGCGCGTGCCGGTGAGCACGGGCGTGGATTCGCGGTGGTTGCAGCCGAGGTCAAGGAGCTCGCAAACCAGACCTCCAAAGCGACAGAGGATATTGGTAGCCAGATTCAGGGCATTCAAGCGTCCACGCAAGAGGCGGTGCAGGCGATTCAAAGCATCGCAGAGACGATGGAACAGGTGAATCAATATACTGCAAGCATCTCTCAGGCCGTGGAAGAGCAGGGCAGCGCGACCTATGAAATCAGTGAAAATGTTGCGCAGGCGGCGAGTGGAACTCAACAAGTTGCTGGCAACATGTCTGATTTGTCTCTGTCAATTTCAGAGACGACACAGTCAGTCGGGCAAGTCGAAGTGAGTGCTCAGTCCGTGGCTGATCAGACTGATCAACTTAGAGACGAAGTCGACCGCTTCCTGAAAAGTGTCGCCGAAGCATGA
- a CDS encoding methyl-accepting chemotaxis protein — protein MQILPKRLATKIPAIMVVSVTILVALFVFVASWMGGETSKKLTENALLNAARGKTSTVEVYFQQIQEKMASLLTHTTTQNAATEMQSGWKTLGDTASAEMRKVFIQDNPNAAGERYKYIPNEENFNRYLSAHAKYQKDVGQLLEGDIFKDMMIFDKFGDLYYSYQKTDEFGKNIKANGAFQPKLAAAVNPILKSAMEDPKKEIKGFNFTGFILNNGEITGYLVGPASKWGLTLGAIALEIDTSRFSAILSDRSGLGETGGVELVSSEMEQVDFANHTTSQLSGTQSALVAKTVAGEVATGDVDVDGKKTLAISVPVDVFGKHWAVYTHQSYDELLEPSSTLTNSLLILGIVSLLLMAGLVVWFIRRSLAPLQQLNQGVMEIANQNLDVKLPSAERKDEIGELTRSVEVLRSNALERRQLQEQSHQEQIARENRQKAIESMIDGFRSSSSDLLNTVSGNMENMQRAAKILSDVADQTADKANSSASASEVASGNVQTVASAAEELSASIEEIKRQVDETSQVVHKATAATRETTETVSGLSHSAQKIGDVVSLIQAIAEQTNLLALNATIEAARAGEHGKGFAVVAAEVKELANQTSKATEEISSQIQGIQAATDQAVSAIQGIADTMEKVNEYTSTISLAVDEQGSATYEISRNVAQAASGTQQVAGNMSDLSVSITQTTQSVDEVEKSSSDVAQRTDQLRNEVDTFLKNVASA, from the coding sequence ATGCAGATACTGCCCAAGCGTCTCGCAACCAAAATTCCCGCAATCATGGTTGTTTCGGTAACGATCCTCGTTGCCTTGTTCGTCTTTGTTGCTTCTTGGATGGGAGGGGAAACCTCCAAGAAACTTACGGAAAATGCACTCCTTAACGCTGCGCGAGGCAAGACCAGCACAGTAGAAGTCTATTTTCAGCAAATACAGGAGAAGATGGCTTCCCTGTTGACGCATACCACGACACAAAATGCCGCCACAGAAATGCAAAGTGGTTGGAAAACGCTAGGCGACACTGCGTCTGCAGAAATGCGCAAGGTCTTTATTCAAGACAATCCCAATGCTGCCGGGGAGCGATACAAATACATTCCCAATGAGGAAAACTTCAATCGCTACCTCTCTGCCCACGCAAAATATCAAAAAGACGTCGGGCAACTGCTTGAGGGCGATATCTTCAAGGATATGATGATCTTCGATAAATTTGGAGATCTCTACTATTCTTATCAAAAGACTGATGAGTTTGGCAAAAACATCAAGGCAAATGGAGCTTTCCAGCCCAAGCTTGCTGCAGCTGTTAATCCGATCCTCAAATCTGCAATGGAAGATCCCAAAAAGGAAATCAAGGGTTTCAATTTTACCGGCTTCATTCTGAATAATGGAGAAATCACCGGTTATTTGGTGGGGCCTGCATCAAAGTGGGGGCTTACCCTTGGTGCAATCGCTCTGGAAATTGATACCAGTCGCTTTTCTGCCATTCTTAGCGACCGGAGCGGCTTGGGTGAGACTGGCGGTGTAGAACTCGTATCGTCCGAGATGGAGCAGGTGGACTTTGCTAATCATACCACCAGTCAGCTCTCAGGTACCCAGAGTGCATTGGTTGCGAAAACGGTGGCCGGCGAAGTGGCTACGGGCGATGTTGATGTGGATGGCAAGAAGACCCTGGCCATCTCCGTTCCGGTTGATGTTTTTGGCAAGCACTGGGCTGTATATACCCACCAGAGCTATGATGAGCTCCTGGAGCCATCCAGTACCCTTACCAATAGTCTGCTTATTCTTGGTATTGTCAGTCTTTTGCTGATGGCAGGGCTTGTTGTCTGGTTTATCCGTCGTTCCTTGGCTCCGCTTCAGCAGCTCAATCAGGGTGTGATGGAGATTGCCAACCAGAATCTGGACGTCAAATTGCCAAGCGCAGAGCGCAAGGATGAAATCGGCGAATTGACCCGGTCAGTTGAAGTGTTGCGCAGCAACGCTCTTGAAAGACGCCAGTTGCAGGAACAGTCCCATCAGGAACAGATCGCGCGTGAAAATCGTCAAAAAGCGATTGAATCAATGATCGATGGTTTCAGAAGCTCCTCTTCGGATTTGCTGAACACTGTGTCCGGTAACATGGAAAACATGCAGCGGGCAGCGAAAATCTTGTCCGATGTGGCCGATCAGACCGCAGACAAGGCCAATAGCTCTGCGTCTGCATCTGAAGTTGCTTCCGGTAATGTGCAGACCGTTGCGTCTGCCGCTGAAGAGCTTTCTGCTTCGATCGAGGAAATCAAACGTCAGGTGGATGAAACCTCTCAGGTGGTTCACAAGGCGACTGCTGCCACTCGTGAGACGACTGAGACTGTGTCTGGTCTTTCCCATTCAGCTCAGAAGATCGGGGACGTTGTCTCCCTTATTCAGGCAATTGCAGAACAGACCAACCTTCTGGCTCTCAATGCCACCATCGAAGCTGCGCGTGCTGGTGAACATGGCAAGGGCTTCGCTGTTGTGGCGGCCGAGGTCAAGGAACTGGCAAACCAGACTTCCAAGGCGACCGAGGAAATCTCTTCACAGATCCAGGGCATTCAGGCTGCAACGGATCAGGCTGTGTCTGCTATTCAGGGCATTGCCGACACCATGGAAAAGGTCAACGAATATACGTCGACCATCTCTCTGGCTGTCGACGAGCAGGGCAGCGCGACCTATGAGATCAGTCGCAACGTGGCGCAGGCTGCGAGCGGAACCCAGCAGGTAGCTGGCAATATGTCAGACCTGTCGGTTTCCATTACCCAGACCACGCAATCGGTCGATGAAGTTGAGAAGAGTTCCTCCGACGTTGCTCAACGCACCGACCAGCTTCGCAACGAAGTTGATACATTCTTGAAGAATGTTGCAAGCGCTTGA